Proteins from one Impatiens glandulifera chromosome 2, dImpGla2.1, whole genome shotgun sequence genomic window:
- the LOC124924491 gene encoding uncharacterized protein LOC124924491, translating to MYLPTHHEDLDGLLSPRPVKQPPTILQDTVSGLPPQENKDPTRIIPAATLLGLNESYFTYYLRKRGAPIIFYVWLLEKLECIPPLVVRYLPFRLPWIDQKTIVNRSKMVAKQVISSRSALSLGFISQLWVDTNSWLVVVIEVRPSLLSGESERFLLDDVSQVGDVVLVPDESVMENEMKMIGLETLVGYDVVTEGQRNMGKVRGYTFDINTGAIESLELDSFGISIIPSTLVSTYSLFVEDVVEVEPDMVVVHESAASRIQRLTKGLWDTHLMGNSINDPIKDSDIESTTELDQKRNRKPTKLRKKWIDALDGLELPMDFL from the exons ATGTACCTCCCTACTCACCATGAAGATCTTGATGGACTACTTTCTCCTCGCCCCGTCAAGCAACCTCCCACCATACTCCAAGATACTGTAAGTGGCTTACCACCTCAGGAAAACAAGGATCCCACTAGAATTATCCCAGCTGCAACATTACTAGGTCTGAATGAATCCTACTTCACCTACTATTTAAGAAAGAGAGGGGCTCCCATCATTTTCTATGTATGGCTCTTAGAAAAACTGGAGTGCATACCTCCCCTAGTAGTGAGAT ACTTACCTTTCCGTCTTCCATGGATAGATCAGAAGACAATTGTGAATAGATCCAAAATGGTAGCGAAACAAGTTATCAGCTCAAGATCTGCTCTCAGTTTGGGCTTCATCTCCCAATTATGGgtggatacaaattct TGGCTGGTGGTGGTTATAGAGGTTCGTCCAAGCCTTCTTTCTGGGGAATCAGAAAGATTTCTTCTTGATGATGTTAGTCAG GTAGGTGATGTTGTGCTCGTTCCAGATGAGAGCGTGAtggaaaatgaaatgaaaatgattGGACTGGAGACGTTG GTAGGATATGATGTGGTAACCGAAGGTCAACGAAATATGGGAAAG GTGCGTGGTTATACCTTTGACATCAACACTGGAGCTATAGAGTCTCTAGAACTTGATTCCTTTGGAATATCTATCATCCCCTCAACTTTGGTAAGCACCTATTCTTTGTTTGTGGAGGATGTGGTTGAAGTTGAACCCGACATGGTTGTGGTTCATGAATCAGCAGCTTCACGCATACAAAGGCTCACCAAG GGTTTATGGGACACTCATCTGATGGGAAACTCGATTAATGACCCAATAAAAGATTCCGATATAGAAAGTACGACAGAACTTGATCAAAAAAGAAACCGAAAGCCAACAAAGTTGAGGAAGAAATGGATCGATGCATTGGATGGTTTGGAACTTCCTATGGACTTTTTGTGA